The Candidatus Minimicrobia sp. QA0096 DNA segment TGCCCTGCTCAATGATATTCCCGTCCTTAACCACCAAAATCAAATCAGCGTCGCGGATAGTACTCAAACGATGCGCGATAACAAAACTAGTTTTTCCCTGCATCAACTTATCCATAGCTTTTTGGATAAGGACTTCTGTGCGCGTATCAACCGAGCTTGTTGCTTCATCCAAAATCAACATCGGCGCCTTCTCTAACATCGCCCTGGCAATTGTCAGCAGCTGCTTTTCTCCCTGGGAAATGTTAGCAGCCTCCTCACCCAAGACCATATCATAGCCACCCGGCAACGACCTCACAAAATGATCAACATGCGCTTCTTTGGCGGTTTTTATCATCTCTTCCTCGGTAGCTTTTGGATTGCCATACATCAAATTCTGACGAATCGTGCCATTAAACAGCCACGTATCTTGCAGTACCATACCAAACATTTGACGCACATCGCTACGTTTCATTCTACGAATATCCACGCCGTCAATTTTAATCGAACCGCTATTAATCTCATAAAATCTCATCAACAAATTAACCAGCGTCGTTTTACCAGCACCAGTCGGACCAACAATCGCCACGCGTTGACCCGGCTTAATATGCGCCGACAAACCTTTAATGATCATCTGGTCAGGTTTATAACCAAAGACGACATCGTCGAATTCAACTTCGCCTTTTACGTTAGACAATTTTACCAAGTTATTCGATTCAACCGCTTCTTCTGGCTCGTCCAAAAACTCGAATACTCGCTCGGCGGCAGCAGCTGTCGATTGCAAAATATTAGCGATATTAGCAACCTGAACTAGTGGCTGATTGAACTGATCGACGTATTGAATAAACGCCTGAATATCGCCGATTTTTAGCCGACCATTAATCGCCAGCCAACCGCCTAAAATTGTCATAGCAACGTAGCCAATATTGCTGATAAAATTTATAATCGGGTGAATCAAGCCAGAAAAGAACTGAGCCTTCCAAGCACTCTCTTGAAGTCGATTATTAATCTTAGAAAACTTAGCAATCGATTTTTTCTGACCATTAAATACGCGCATCACTTGATGACCGCCATACATTTCTTCAATGTGTCCATTAAGTTCACCAAGCTGCGTTTGCTGGCGCAAGAATTGTTTTTGCGAGCTCTTTGCAATCAGCGTAATCACGCCACCCGCCAGCGGAAGCACCAACAACGCAACTAGCGACATCTGCCAGCTAATCGAAAACATCATCACCAAAATTCCCAGCACCGTAACCGTTGAAGTTACAATTTGCGACAAACTCTGATTTAGCGTTTGGCTAATCGTATCGACGTCATTAGTTATGCGACTAAGAACTTCGCCGTAAGTTTGCTTATCGAAATAACTCAGCGGCAAGCGATTTATTTTTTCGGACAATTGTTGTCGCATCCTGAAAGTTACGGTTTGCGTCACCTGAGTCATTATCCACGTTTGAATATAGCGAAAAGTTGCACTCAACACATACATTCCGACTAGCAAAATAATTATTCGCCAAATAGCGTCAAAATGAAATTCTGGACGCCGACTAAGATCTAACTTTTTAATCGACTCAAGCTGACTGGACGGAATCTGTTTTTCAATCTCCGACTTATTCGGCAATCGGTTCAAAACGTCCGCGCCAGTAGTTCCCGCTGGCAAAGAAACACCTTTTGGCAATTTGCTAGTAATCGCCTCGTAGGCTTTCATATTGGCATAATCATCAACAATTTGGTTCGTCGCGCCGCCTAAAATCTTCGGGCTGGCAATCGCAAAAATCGTGCTTCCAATTGCAAAAACCAACACCATCAACATTTGCCATCGAAAATCCGACAAATATTTAATCAGCTTCTTGACCGTTCCTTTGAAATCTTTAGCCTTTTCGCCAGTGCCCATTCTGCCCATCGGGCCGCCCATTCGTACTTGCTGACGTTTTTTCGTGGTTTGCCTAGACATTACAACACTCCTTTCGCAGCAATAGACATTTTCTGCAAATCATCTTCCGAGAGCTGCGAAGCGGCAATTTCTTGATAAACTTCGCAATCTTTCATCAATTCCTGATGCGTTCCCTGACCAACAATTTTTCCCTCATTAAGCACGATAATTTTATCGGCATTCATAATCGTATTAATTCGCTGACCAACAATTAACACAGTTTTATTCTTAGTTTCCTTCGCAAGCACAGCCCGCAACTTCGCGTCGGTCTTGAAATCAAGCGCCGAAAACGAATCGTCAAAAATGTAAACATTCGGCTCAACCGCAATAGCCCTCGCAATCGACAAACGCTGGCGCTGACCACCAGAAACATTGCTGCCACCCTGAGCGATTTCACTTTTATAGCCACTTTTTAACTCGCTAATAAATTCTTCCGCTTGGGCAATTTTGGCCGCTTTTTCAACCAACTTATCACTAGCCTCAGCGTTGCCGTATTTGATATTACTAGCAACCGTTCCACTAAACAACACGCCTTTTTGCGGCACGTAACCAATTTGACCAGACAAATCTTCCAATTTCAGATTTCTAATATCAACGCCATCAAGCAAAATCTGCCCCGCCGAAACATCATAGAAACGAGGAATCAAATTAATCAACGTCGACTTTCCCGAGCCAGTACTGCCAATAAACGCCGTTGTCTGACCAGGTTCAGCTATAAAATTAATATCCGAAAGCACTGGCAAATCCGCGTCAGGATAAGTAAACGTAACGTCCTTAAACTCAATTTTTCCCTTGGCATCTTTTGGTAATTTTTTCGGCGACTTCGGGTCAGTAATTGACGGTGAAGTATCCAAAACTTCCCCGACTCGGCGCACCGATACGGCGGCTCGCGGCACCATAATAAACACCATCGACAGCAACAAGAACGAGATTATCACCTGCATCGCGTATTCCAAAAATGCCATCATATTACCAATTTGTAAATTGCCACTACTTATCAAATGCGCGCCAAACCACACAATTGCCACACTCGAAAAGTTCATCACTAAAGTCATAATCGGATCAAGCAACATCATCAAACGGTTCACAAATAAATTCATCTTATTCAATTCCACGTTAGCTTCTTGAAATTTTTTCTGCTCAATCTTCTCGTTATGGAACGCACGAATAACTTTCAGTCCAACCAAATTTTCCCGCGCTACCAAATTAAGTTTATCCACCAGAGTCTGCAATTTCTTAAACCTAGGTACGGCAATCGTAAATAGCGTAGCGATCACCACAAATAAAACGAACACCGCCAAAGCGATAATCCAGCTCAGGTCTGGCGCATTATTCATGGCTTTTTGCAAACCGCCAATTGCCATAATCGGTGCCATTAACGCCAGCCTCAGCAGCATTATTGACGTTGTTTGAATCTGCTGAATATCATTCGTTGAGCGCGTAATCAG contains these protein-coding regions:
- a CDS encoding ABC transporter ATP-binding protein, with protein sequence MSRQTTKKRQQVRMGGPMGRMGTGEKAKDFKGTVKKLIKYLSDFRWQMLMVLVFAIGSTIFAIASPKILGGATNQIVDDYANMKAYEAITSKLPKGVSLPAGTTGADVLNRLPNKSEIEKQIPSSQLESIKKLDLSRRPEFHFDAIWRIIILLVGMYVLSATFRYIQTWIMTQVTQTVTFRMRQQLSEKINRLPLSYFDKQTYGEVLSRITNDVDTISQTLNQSLSQIVTSTVTVLGILVMMFSISWQMSLVALLVLPLAGGVITLIAKSSQKQFLRQQTQLGELNGHIEEMYGGHQVMRVFNGQKKSIAKFSKINNRLQESAWKAQFFSGLIHPIINFISNIGYVAMTILGGWLAINGRLKIGDIQAFIQYVDQFNQPLVQVANIANILQSTAAAAERVFEFLDEPEEAVESNNLVKLSNVKGEVEFDDVVFGYKPDQMIIKGLSAHIKPGQRVAIVGPTGAGKTTLVNLLMRFYEINSGSIKIDGVDIRRMKRSDVRQMFGMVLQDTWLFNGTIRQNLMYGNPKATEEEMIKTAKEAHVDHFVRSLPGGYDMVLGEEAANISQGEKQLLTIARAMLEKAPMLILDEATSSVDTRTEVLIQKAMDKLMQGKTSFVIAHRLSTIRDADLILVVKDGNIIEQGNHETLLKQNGFYAELYNSQFSE
- a CDS encoding ABC transporter ATP-binding protein; the encoded protein is MKHILRIFRGYWLLFIILIGFTYGVVMANLWLPDKMSEIVNNGIIKQDMSAIWNNGLMMILVTAAGGFCSIVVGFLAARIATGMAQKLRLKLFERIESFSLADFNKFSTASLITRSTNDIQQIQTTSIMLLRLALMAPIMAIGGLQKAMNNAPDLSWIIALAVFVLFVVIATLFTIAVPRFKKLQTLVDKLNLVARENLVGLKVIRAFHNEKIEQKKFQEANVELNKMNLFVNRLMMLLDPIMTLVMNFSSVAIVWFGAHLISSGNLQIGNMMAFLEYAMQVIISFLLLSMVFIMVPRAAVSVRRVGEVLDTSPSITDPKSPKKLPKDAKGKIEFKDVTFTYPDADLPVLSDINFIAEPGQTTAFIGSTGSGKSTLINLIPRFYDVSAGQILLDGVDIRNLKLEDLSGQIGYVPQKGVLFSGTVASNIKYGNAEASDKLVEKAAKIAQAEEFISELKSGYKSEIAQGGSNVSGGQRQRLSIARAIAVEPNVYIFDDSFSALDFKTDAKLRAVLAKETKNKTVLIVGQRINTIMNADKIIVLNEGKIVGQGTHQELMKDCEVYQEIAASQLSEDDLQKMSIAAKGVL